AATTGGTCACCTCCAAGTCTCAGGTATAACACTCACCCATAGCCAGATATTTGTGAGATTAAAGGTTCTGTCATATTAAATCACTGTATCTTGTACTTAATCTTCATGTGCTTCAAATGAGTAGTCTTTGTCtgagtattttttaaagaaactagCCAAAGAAATTGTTTTGATCTAATATCGAATATTCAAAATCTGTGATATAAACCAACAGTCACTGAATTGGATGTAAGGCACtgtatgtgttttctttttcaggtcTGTCACCGAGGTCCCAGGGTTGGGGTTAAAAACAATGCAGCAGTCATGAGTGAGCAGATCCGTCGTCTTGAAGCAGAGCTGGAGGCTAATGCCAAAGAACTAAAGTAACCTCATGACCTCATGACCTTGCAGAGTACTGTTTCGGCTGATACAGCAGATGCTTTGTATGTTGCTATTATGTAACTGCAATGAGGCAAATGCATGCCTATTTCTATAAAATGGATACTGTCATTCATACAGTCATGGTATATGATAGTTGTTTGTAAACCTTTGGCCCTATTCCTGTTCTAAATACTCACAATGTGAAGATGGAATTAATGATTTACACTTTACCTGTCACTTCTTTTCTTGATTGTTTCCTTATCTCGCATTAATATCCCATCCTTGTCTGTGTTTCTCAGGGCAGCCAAGCTCAGGATTGAGTGTTGTCAGGAAGCAGCCGCTCACAGTGACATTGTGGCGGCGGCTGTCACTGATGAACTGAGAACAGTCAGAGAAGAGTTGGACAACTTGATAACGCTGTGCAAAAGGTGATGCTTTTATTTGAGCTTAGATTCAGCAAATGATCATCACAGTTCTGATTATGGGGAACAGCATGGACACACCACCACAAATTGATCTGCTACaatgttttttgtcttgtaATTTCCGTCTTTTACCTGTTATGTTTAAAGATTTAGTTTGAGCTAAATGAAAGGATTGACTTGATGGACGTGATGGTATTATTGTTTTCACACTTACTGTATGTTCAACCTCATCCCTCACAGGGCGGAGCAGCAAAGGAACCAAGCACttcaaaatgcagaaaaactCAAAGATGCTTTCAAAGAGTACAAGGCCACCATTTCCATTAAACTCCAGAGGGTACATTTtagtaaaatgtttatttattgaataaCTTATTCATATTATTGCATGTCATTGccagtaaatgtgttttaatttctgGTTTAAGGTGATGGAGAGTGAAAGCAAGTTAAAAGAGAGTCTTATtgagtgtgacagagagaaggaagagttggaaatgaaatgtactctgttggagagagagaatgtaGAACATATTCAAACAATCAGGTAAACACTGGTTCTGTAGTTTTGTTAACTTCATATTTGCATGTGTGAACAAAACTCAATTAAATCTTCCAGATGAAATATCTTTAATTAGCCACTTAACACTTTTGatcctccatcttcctcccgGTGGGCCTCGCAGCAAACTcaaggaggagatgaagcaggCAAAGTCCTCGGCTGCTGAGCGCTCGGCCCTCCAGGCTCAGCTGGAAGAGGCCGGGCGACGGGCCTCATATCTGGAGCAGCAGCTTGTGGAGCGGGCTGCAGAGTGCAGGGAGACGACCTCTGTGCGCAGAGAGCTGGAAGACCTGCGGACTCTGACCCAGAGCCAGGAGCAAAGGGTGGCCCAGAGCCACATAGAGGCTCAGCAGAGCCAGGCAGAGCTGGCCAGCTTGGAGGCCACACTGGCCCTGCTGCATCTACGAGAGGTGGATTGAAGCAGTGCCACACAGTCACATTGGCCTTTGTATTTCCACgtcacatgtttttaaaaattcccCATAATATTTTATCAAAGGGATTATTACATAATTTGTTTGCCCAAATCTTTGGTGCCATAGTAACTGCCGAAAACAAGTTGGTATATTTATATCAGAGTGTGCGTAGAGTATGACGTGCTTACTGTTGTCatgtgttatgtttttaattttaggGTGCTGTGGGGTCACTCTGTGTCAGGCCTTGCACCTTGCCTACATTTGACTATTCAGGAACTACACACCTGCTGAAGCTAAAGCCAGGTATGCTGGCCAGTCTCACAGCTGCTTCATTACATACTGTGGGGGCcctttcagtcattttattttccttctctctatcaCTGTCTTAATTCTCTCAGGTGAAGGCTACCAGCAGCTGCTGCGAGTGCTGCAGTCAGTCGACACTGAACGGGCTAAACAGAGCAACCTGGTGGAGCGACTTCAGGAGCGTCTGAGCAGAGCACAGGAGGAGATCTCCTCCCTGCAGGGCTCCATGGCCCAGAGAGCCTCCCATTACCAGAGCCTCCACACGGAGCTGCTGGACAAAGTCAGCCAAGCcactgacacagagaaagaagTGAGTCACTTTTCTTATGTCTTCCTCCGTCAATTCTTGTCCTTCTTCATCCATCAAGTTTTTCGttcatttttgtctgttttctttctattccttcactGTTTGGAGGAAGCTGATAGAATGAAAGCTGGTGTGACATGAGTGTTGAGGTCAATATGGAGTCAGTTTCATGAATAAACTttgttgcttttcatttttctctgttgCAACTCAGTTGAAGAGGAAAAGTGCACGAGCATCTGCGCTGGAAAAACAGTTACAGGAGAAAACATCAGCCTACAGTCTGGCTGCACTGAAGAACACTGAGCTGGAGAACCAGCTAGcggtacaacacacacacggacacacacacaattttgtCATGTTAGTCACAATTTTTCTTCCCAGAATTAATAAACTTTTTTGAAATGGGTTGTGGGTGATCATATGTATTCTTGGTTTGCTGTTTTTTGctcattaattaaatgttttttaaaatttgttttattttatgcttCCTTATTtctaaaaacaggagaataccAGCACTCTTCAGCATTACCAATCACTGATGACCAAAAAGCAAAGAGAGTACCAGCAGTCTTTGGAGAAGTGTAAAAAATCACAAGCTCAACAATGCACAGAGCAACAGCACAGAATAGAAATGGTGATTTACATCAATATTTTTGTCTTGGTCAACAAACCTTTATGGCATTAAATAGTGAGTAGTTTCCCATAaatgatggagagatggaggagaaacACAAGCcctgaacatgtttttaaaagtacaaaGTGAAAATAAGGTGGCACAAgaagttacagtgttttttctcttctgtagTTGCAGTTGTCTGTAGAGGAGGCTCAGTCTCGGGTGTTGGAGATAGAACAGGAGCTGACTTCTCTCCAGAAGGAACGAGACGAGGCGCAGAGAGCAGCTTTGCTTTTGCAGAGCTCCGTGGAACAACTCACACAGGTCGGGACAATGACTGTAGGACCATGTTAATTACACAAAAGCTATCTGagacttaaaataaataaattttaTTCTGTTAATACATGATAACTTTGATTTCAGGAGAGGCAGGTTGAAATGAGGGACAATGATGAGTTGCTACAGAGTTTCAAGGAGCAGGCACTTGACTCTGCTTCCAAGGTTGGTATGAAGAACTAAAGACAGATCTTTCCAGATTTAACTGTATAACAACATATGTATTCATAAATTCCACCACAGCCACTAGAATGCACCATTAATGACTGATGTCTGTATGTCAGGTGTGTGAGCTACAATCGTCTCTGTCAGCATGTAGAGAGGAGCTGAACTTGTATCAGCAGCAgatggaggaagtaaagaagatCTATGAgactgagctgcagtggaacaATGACAAGGTACAGCATTTTACGCCCCTCACAGCCTGCAAGAGAGTTCATTTgcacttcttcctcttctgtttgTGCAAAGTCAACTTCTCAAGCAGATCTTCCCCTTTGCTCCTTCCTCTCCAGGTTTCTTCTCTGCAGGAAAAGCTTCACACTGCCAGCCTGGATTGTCAGACCTCCAGTGAGCAGAACCTGCAGCTTCAGCTttctctccagcagcagcagaccatGTTGACTGAGAGCACTGCCCGCATCGCTGAACTGGAGGAGAGCCAGAGCCAGCTGCAAAGACAAGTAAGtaaaactattttgaaaatATCAGGATAACAAGCAAATGCATatcaaaatatatacaaatgaaCCTTTTTACAATGACTCCACTTCTTTGTATTTTAACTATAATGTCAtagaaaaaagattaaagacataaacatgtaaaccaaccaaccaactaattTTATACGGAAAAAGGAACGAGCTGTAGGCATTTATGACGGCTATTTCTCCCACTTTATGGGAACTGTGTTGTAATTAGTTAGTAGATAGAAATTAGTTTGTggtaattttattatttatccaTTTGTTTAGGAATATGCATAATGTAAGCACAGTATAAACCTCTACAAGGCAGGGCCTCAATCTGATAATATGACCGTGaaatattaattcagtttaTGGACTATTACcaaacataatttaaataaatcaaataccACAAACTTTTTGCAACATGGTGAGCATAAAGCCTTTGCGAATCCTGAGGGTGTCGGGCCCCTCAATTTCCTAGTTTGCCATGTTGGTAATCCAATGTggtactggtgcattcaaataaataatagaaaagcCTTTTTCCCCGCATGAGACCCCCCAAAATGGACTgcatcttatacaccggtgcaacttatttactgttttttatggTAAGTACTAACAATTTCCTAATCATTTCCACTGAgtctcatttttttcatgtaGCAAAGTGAAATagtgaagaaaaagacacaaaaggtagtgaaagtgaaaacaagTTTCTTACGAGCAAAGATTCAACATTACATTGAAGCTTTAGATTGTATAAGCAGACAGAAGTGCAGAAAGAGCTAAACATAAACACGAGAGCAACTGGAGTCAAATATGCAAACTTACTGATATACCCTGCACATATCGCACTCCTGTGGTTAACCATTGCTCGAGTTCAAGCTTGTGATTTCATTTACAGCGCTGCATATTTTAGACAGGGTTGTACTTTCTGTCCCTTACAACAGGCAGGGGACAATAGTCTTCATTCAGGGAGCAGGGCTGTACAAAGACAGTAATGAACAAGAAAGTCtgcttatgtttttatttattcagtttattttctcaGGGAGGGGGTCGAAAGCATCAgggaattgaaaaaaaaaagtattttaagatgttttctgAACTGTAGCATTGCTCCTTTTAAGGAAGGGCTCAGTATATAGCAAATGTGtggtagaaagaaagagagagacagagagagagcacaaaCAACAGTGGAGGCGGTGTGTAGGTAATGTAACTGGTGTATACCCGTATATCACTGGTAACACACGGTAAGACATTTTGCCCTGCAGCCCTCCCTCTCCCACCGCCAGGCCTAACAGCTTTTCTGGCAGAAACCCTGAGTGCACTTTACTAAACATAACAGTCAATATGTCAGAATTAAAGGCATTTCATCCAAGGTCCCTAACCAGGTGTGAAGTTTGCCGCCTAAAGACAGCCTGAAATTAAGAAGCAAGTTTACAATAATTAGATGTAAGGCGTGTCaaatacagtacaaacaaaacacagacacgGGCAGCAGTAAAGGCAGAAAGCAAATTACAATTCAACAGACAAAAGCAAACAATACCAGACAAAAGTCAGGACAACAGTAGCTCTAAGGTAAGTCAAGCAACACCGCAGTTTAACAGCATACAAGTTGTGTATTGAGAGACATTTTCCAGATGACGAAGGCATCCAAACTAGCGCTGACAGATTTGGTGGTCATGTTCTTAACAGTCAAGAAATGGACATGTATGTGGTAATTTCCCTGATGTGGACTGGTACAGCTTTCCATACGTGTGCTGCTTAAATTGAAAAGGCAGAttgactgaaaacagattttcttAGTGGGATAATGCAGTTTTCACGTGTGACTCATCTTGTAATCTCATTTGTTTTACTCATTGCCTAACAAAGCAACCGAGTGGTGGAAGAGCCATGCCATGGAAATTTTTATTTGCATGCTTGATCAGGTTTTCCCAGCTCAGAGGGTTATATTTTTCCAGTATGTTACAGTGGTGAAAACTATTAGGTTTTCTCATCAAGGGTTTCATGGTGTGTCTATATAATGATTCTAGTGGCCTTAAGGTTGAACTGTTCGCCTTTGACCAGCTTGTATGTACATTCTAGCAGCGTTGTGGACATGCAGTTCCTTATTAATCTGAAATTTGCTAGTTTGTACATGACCCTGTTGCAAACCTTATCCTGAGTTTTGAAGGAGAGATTTGAGTCTATAATGATCTAATTTATCCAAGTACAAGTAAGTGTGGCTCAACAGTACTGCTAGCTTTCATTGTGAAATACATGCTAATggtttttgacacatttaattGTAGACAGATGGTTTAACCATTTGGTAACATGGGCCATTGCATTGGTTAGATGGAGCCAACTTGGCTTTTTGCATTGCTGTGTACATATATTACAGTGTCATCAGCGTACACTTGAGTCTGTGTTGTAGGACATACAACTAGCAGATCATCAACATGTAAACTCAATAGAAATGTACCCAGTATGGATCCTCGTAGGACACCAGTGGAGAAGCTGAGAGCAGTGGACTGATAGTTATCGACTGACAATTTGAGATCAGTAAGGGGATCTGGAGTGAAATTGAAGGTAGATCATTTAAAGATGAGGACAGCATGACTTACAGTGTCAAATGTATTCCTAAGATCTAAAAACAGCTCCAACAATACCATCCCCATCCAATAATGCTGTTTGACTCTAAATCTGAACTGCTTTGGGTGAAGGGGAAAAGTGCTGTTGTTCAGGTTGAAAGTAAATTTCTCTGCTTTCTCCAATTCTGCTGGTAAGATACTGATAGGCCTGTAGTTGCAGGTGGTGGGAGGGTTACTAAATTTAAAAATTGGTGTTACAATAGAGGTCTTCATAGCACTCAGGAATACCCCCTGGGAGAAGGACTAGTTTAATATCTTTGTTCCGGGCAACAGACCAGACATCAGATCTCCTGTAGAGATAGACCGTAAAGaagacttttttatttgtttgagtaGTAGGTCAGATGCACTGtacaaaacaaatgttctgTTCAACAAATTTGAAGTTTTAGGCCAGTGTTAATGTTTTTCATAAGACAGTAAAATGCTCTAATCCTGGAGGTATTCTGTAGTACTTTGTTACCTTTTATCCCTATGACCTTTCCTTGTTTAGACTGacattgttgtgtttgtctgtaggTGTCCTCCCTGGAGCAGCAGCTGGAACGGATCCGGACGTCACTGCAGGACGAGGTGAGGAACAGAGAGCGGGACTCTCAGGAGAAAGACAAGGACCTGCAGGAGGTCAACCAACAGAACACACAACTGTCTGAGACTGTCAGGTACTGTACACACCGGGGCATTCAAGTTCAGCtctgagggaaaaaaggaaacagaatttttaaagattttcataaattaaaacatttatttacatacaaCATGATTTCAGAATGATCAGACCATTTTTAGTGGCTTCAGCGAATTTGGTCAAAATTGATGGCTTATGTCATTAAAACAGTGACATAAGTGCTGTAACAGGATCtctcaaaatattacattaattgaatattttgacTGTGTGTTGGTTCCCACGTTTTCGGTGGTTTGTGATCCTGTTATTGATGataatacaaactttttttaaagatccaAACGTATAGTACTAAATGTAGTTTCCCATCCCATTTGTATGAGGATTTTGTTAAAActaacaagttttttttttaaagtatgatGTTCTTCTTGATCAGCAGTAAACACAATCAAACAGTCTGTGGGACAGTCTTATGATCACACCACATCCTTGACTGTAGGCATGAAGTAGCCCCCCCCGCCTCTATGATCTATGAACATGTGTATATAAGTGGAGATCTCACTTGTTACAGAGTGGGAGACAGAAGCCAGTTGTGTTTGAAGTAACTTCACTCTGCTGGGCTGCTGGTTAACTTCAActttgtgaagttttttttatacCCTAAAGAAGAAGCATGTTGGCTGTTTAAATGTGCCATCAGAAGGCATGTTtgcttagcttagtttagcttcTCTAATAGGTGTCCTCCTCTCTAAGTCTACGATGGGAGCTTTGCTCACATTAAGGTGAGGAAATGGACATGTTGCATGACCTCACCACTCGTATGGTAAAGATTACAGTGTGCACCCTGCCCAGTGCTTTATgtgtattccttttttttgcagcaTGTCTTTGTGTAATTGCAGATTATTAGTTaaagacttttttgttttgttccttttaCACCTTTAATTACTGTACAAATGTACTGATTATTGTTGTATGTGTCTCTTTGAAGCCATCTGACATCAGAGATGACAAAGTGTCGAGGGGAGCTGGTGTCTAAAGAGTCGGAGCTGCAGCGTCTTAGGTGGGACGTCACTGCCAAGACATCTCAGATCAGCCGCATGGAGGAGAGTCTGCAACAGACAAAGAGCCTGCTTGACAGCAAGAGCGAGATGGGTATGACATATAGCTGCAGCAAaagttatgtttatgtttgttatttatgttttttatgtcatgttatgtttatttttgctaagatgagacactgaaacactgagCTTGGCTGTTTCGTTTTCTCCTTCACTCTCTATTCTGTCTCTTATgcatttctcttctccctctcgcTCCTCATAGTCGCAGATCTGGATGAGAAGCTCCATCGCTCTGAGGCAGACAGGCTGAACTGTGCCCAGCGGGTCAAGGTCCTAGAGGGACAGCTGCAGGCAGTGCGTGGAGAGTTGGCTGACACTCTGGAGCAGCTACGGGAACTCAGGGATGTTCTGCAGAGAACCCAAACCATCTCTGATGAGCGGCAAACTGCGGTGGAAAATCTGACTGTCGCACTTAGGTGAGGATACGCGCACATGTGAAATGTTCTTCTGCACACAGGAACAAGGGACTCCTCTGATGGAGAAATCGCTCGTGTGCTGTTATACAGATAGGATCCACTGCTGTATCTGTGTTTTGAAACAATATGGATATTGTGTTTCACAAACAgccaacaacagacacacacacagtcatggaCCCTGCTGATGTCCCTGTGTCCCACAGTCTCACACTTCTTCCAAAGATAATGTCATGGATAATCTTTATTTTCAACAAGATGAAATAATGACATTTGTGTACATTTTCCTGAGGAAACCGTTTGCTTTGTAAGATGTAATAATATGAAAGTCTGTTTATAATTGCTTAAGTTATGTTCCTTTTTTATCCGAGGTGGATCATGTGTTAATTTGTCATGCAATTTTGTTGTGACTTATTTGTTCCACACATGCTCTGTTTTGTGATGTAATATTTTTCTAGTTAAAGACATACTGCTGACACAGATTAAAAACTATGCACATTTAAATCACATACACTGTGCACCACAGTGTGTGCAGCTGTTGCACATTAAGTACTCAAGGGGACGGACaccaatgaatgaatgatattTTTCTTGTGTAGTAGAAGTTGCTCATGAATCATTACTTACTCCATCCGTTCCTATTGGATTCTCTTTAGTGTTATTTCCTCTCAGAGAACAAACAGGGGCGTGCAGAAAACACTTTATACCCTTTATTGAAGAACACAGCTGCTCCTGGTTTACAGTCATAAGCCCCTttgcacacaaaaaagacaCCAAAATAAGTGTCACACTGTCTAAGATAACTTAGAggtcaatttaaaaatgttcaaaaataaaCTGCTTAAGAAACTTTTCTCAACCTTTTCCCATTCTACTACTATTTTTTCTGCCACTCAGAAGACTACTCTGTGTGTTAATAAGATATTGATCTGATAAACCTTTCAAtaaaagtctgtgtgtgtgtgtgtgtgtgtgtgtgtgtgtgtgtgtgtgtgtgtgtgtgtgtgtggcttcaCAGTGAAACACGGAGGGAGTTGGAGGAGAGAACTCATGAGGTCTTAGACATGGACAGTGCACTGAAGGAAAGACAGGGGGAGCTCCAACAGAGAGCAAATCTggtacaacacacacaagcattttacatatatttggaTATAATTTGCAGATTATGTTACTCTGccatctctctcttcattcTGTCATTCTGATCCTCAGCTGGGCCAGCTGGATGTAGCCATCAAAGAGCACAAGcaggagatggagaggaaggTGGAGTCTCTGCAGCAGAACCTGGAGGCCAGAGAGAGCAagctgagagacacacagagggagCTCACGGACAGAAAAACGAAGGTCAGAATCAGTCACCGAGTAAGAGGGCAAAACATGTGAGAAAGTAAACTCAGCCCTGAGTAAATGTGgagagacacatttttcatcttttcaagTGGACTTtttgacagaaacacaacagtacAAGACATGAATTGGAGGAAGCATATGTGGTTGATAGGAAGAGAAATAATGGCTTGTTGACAGCCAGCAAAATTGTGAACTAAATCATATTTGTGTCAGAGATAATCTGAAGCGTAAATCTGAAACATTATCAATGACAGATCCATAAATGCATTATAGATTTCACCCTAACCCTTCCAATTATTGTCTTTTGCAACTTGAAGACCCTccatacatgttttaaatatacaaaataatatgctttgaataataatttgtgtctcaTATGGTTCAGTTACCTTATTAGAACATCATCTTCTCTCTCATTTGTAAATGCAGTctataaatattcaaaatattcaaaagtttaactgctgggcGCAAAATGCCTCCTGATTCACTGTAAAGTCTCGTTGTTTGTGCACTGTAaacttcaagtttccacatcacatgtAAATAAGTTGCGTACTGGGCCACGACCGGCTCCGACCtcgtgatgtcacaaatcatgtttgTAAGGACATGCCTCAAACGTTAACATTTAAGGGCTCAGACAAATTTTCcctcttcagcagatgaatgtgaaaacgaATGTGtctcaaactctgcacatatcattctgcacagtgaagctcaaacatccaactaaaCTTACAATTAtcacattaattaaaatcttTTGAGTGAAGGGGACTCTTGATATTTACCAGGAAGAGTTTGTTAAATATGCGATTCAGGTATTACCTCCTACTTTATCAGAACATCCAGAATAGGAATAGAAAATTTCTCCCACTGTCTGATTTCCTTCCATTTTTACTCCATCCTCTTGCAATGGTTCCCGTCACTTACACTCATTTATGACCCATTCATCCAAAGTGTCTGATGATATCAGCTTTCAAATGAGATCTGATATATTGCAATTgtaatatgttgtaatatagATGTGATATATGTGATGCATTTCATACAGTATGAAATGTTGATTAAACACTGATCCTTGACAAAGCTGTTTATGTATTACTTGATTCTAATAGAATAGAAACCACCGTCTTGTGTCAGCAGTTCTAAAAATTCCCTTTCAAAACCAGCCCAGCGAAATTGTCACGCAGATGAAcatatgttcatttttttcaacGCCATTTGCAGAGCACTCACCtgtaatgaacattttatgaAGTACAGTAGATCATCAAACTGATACATATCATATAACCTCAAACTCATGTGTTTGtataaatatttgtgtgtgtgtttttaaggagTCCCAAGAGCTCAGCCAGCAGCTGCGTGTGTGTCAGCAGAAACTTCAGACTTTACTACAAGAACTTGAAGAAACTCAGCGTCACTGTGATGCTCTGACCAGAGAGCTGGACGCCACCAAGCTGCAGACAAAGGAGAAGGTAAAGTCAAAGcatcattgtattttatttaatgtgaggTAAGTTAGACATGTTGGCGATGCACGAAATACTACTACCATGGATTTTTCTGTggtatgaataaaaatgtgtgtgtgtgtgtttgcaggatATCCGGCTGTGTCGTGTGGAGGAAGAGCTGGCTCTAAAGGAGGCGCGCTGGCTGCAGTCGGAGGCCGGCCTGCAGAGCATGGTCACCTCTCTAGagcaggagctggagctggagaggGAGCAGCACAGCAAGGAGGTACAGTAGCTACTGCAGCTCCACCATTCCCCCatgtaaatcaatcaatctaaaTCAGtctattaaaatataaacaactaAACCGTCAAGTTTCAGGCTACAGCTGAAAATATCTGTTTAGGCAAGTGCTTCAATTTTGTAGCCAAGAACTTATCAGAATAATGGGTAAGAGGAGAAACTAGGTGTCGTAATGCAGCTTTGAGTCATTTTGCAAAACTGTGACAAATGTGACACCATTTGTTAGGGCCTCATATCTCGTATGTCAGTATGCTTTCTGTTCTCCATCTTGTGGGTTATGAATCAGGCTCTGTGACCATCACTGATGTTTGCTCTTTGTGTCTATTTCTGTCCgatttcttttcctcttttttttaaatgccagaAATTTGATTTCCTCATTTCTTCCATCTTCAGTTTATTTCCCACCGATCGGTTTGATGGTCCTCCTCCCTGTCCTACAAGCTTTGACCTTAGCTAACTACATCAAAACATAAACCAAACAAGCCTCATCagtctgttttttccccccttcaatCTTAGCTGGAGTCTCTGCAGCAGACTCGAGGCCAGCTCCTCAAAGTCTCTGAGCAGATCTCCTCCTCCATGCGCTCCTCCCAGGAACAGCTCACCGCTAAACTTCAGCAGAGCCAGACCCAGCTGGAGCAAGCCAAGGCTCAGTACGACCAGACCAAATCCCAGCTGGAACAAACTAAGGCTGATTTGAAACACACCCGGACCAAAGCCAGTCACCTCCAAGCACAGTT
This genomic interval from Scomber scombrus chromosome 11, fScoSco1.1, whole genome shotgun sequence contains the following:
- the ccdc18 gene encoding coiled-coil domain-containing protein 18 isoform X1, translating into MFENEESSSEDVDSLRDLLTLTEISLQSVGQQLSQSGHDDECVQPSLDHLTLQYLQTPDGPLYQPGCVCQERRLSGTVERRAAGSLSPSSTNSRSASVKARSLEMESVAARRKLGCVRQENACLTMQDEELISDLDAMQYELVTSKSQVCHRGPRVGVKNNAAVMSEQIRRLEAELEANAKELKAAKLRIECCQEAAAHSDIVAAAVTDELRTVREELDNLITLCKRAEQQRNQALQNAEKLKDAFKEYKATISIKLQRVMESESKLKESLIECDREKEELEMKCTLLERENVEHIQTISKLKEEMKQAKSSAAERSALQAQLEEAGRRASYLEQQLVERAAECRETTSVRRELEDLRTLTQSQEQRVAQSHIEAQQSQAELASLEATLALLHLREGAVGSLCVRPCTLPTFDYSGTTHLLKLKPGEGYQQLLRVLQSVDTERAKQSNLVERLQERLSRAQEEISSLQGSMAQRASHYQSLHTELLDKVSQATDTEKELKRKSARASALEKQLQEKTSAYSLAALKNTELENQLAENTSTLQHYQSLMTKKQREYQQSLEKCKKSQAQQCTEQQHRIEMLQLSVEEAQSRVLEIEQELTSLQKERDEAQRAALLLQSSVEQLTQERQVEMRDNDELLQSFKEQALDSASKVCELQSSLSACREELNLYQQQMEEVKKIYETELQWNNDKVQHFTPLTACKRVHLHFFLFCLCKVNFSSRSSPLLLPLQVSSLQEKLHTASLDCQTSSEQNLQLQLSLQQQQTMLTESTARIAELEESQSQLQRQVSSLEQQLERIRTSLQDEVRNRERDSQEKDKDLQEVNQQNTQLSETVSHLTSEMTKCRGELVSKESELQRLRWDVTAKTSQISRMEESLQQTKSLLDSKSEMVADLDEKLHRSEADRLNCAQRVKVLEGQLQAVRGELADTLEQLRELRDVLQRTQTISDERQTAVENLTVALSETRRELEERTHEVLDMDSALKERQGELQQRANLLGQLDVAIKEHKQEMERKVESLQQNLEARESKLRDTQRELTDRKTKESQELSQQLRVCQQKLQTLLQELEETQRHCDALTRELDATKLQTKEKDIRLCRVEEELALKEARWLQSEAGLQSMVTSLEQELELEREQHSKELESLQQTRGQLLKVSEQISSSMRSSQEQLTAKLQQSQTQLEQAKAQYDQTKSQLEQTKADLKHTRTKASHLQAQLDQSQTQLLQSKTQLEQSRTLYEQAKAQNNHLHVQLEQLSAQLNQARVQTARLQAQLHTSKKSIETSNESLLIKESEVTRLQARISSLERAADRQNLTPHDHALSLPALNKLTHSPDHSCFVQSRPSLPKRLQTIVHSPSLARSTFRQTCSSPPAHTDPHLSDQTESHQTCNWMQSSSIDSSLDLPLSLKATLREALHHQPWETSSPSLISSLPDTAGCSWQGLSSTDVTVTSDLSFNPLTYMVDRQEDRNLDRDATLMQERDDEQMSESRRESVCILVGQEEEGMDMSSLTGMLRFVNQTLAMQEDLSSWSSAGLSQSGHRVSLQSDVKET
- the ccdc18 gene encoding coiled-coil domain-containing protein 18 isoform X2, with the protein product MFENEESSSEDVDSLRDLLTLTEISLQSVGQQLSQSGHDDECVQPSLDHLTLQYLQTPDGPLYQPGCVCQERRLSGTVERRAAGSLSPSSTNSRSASVKARSLEMESVAARRKLGCVRQENACLTMQDEELISDLDAMQYELVTSKSQVCHRGPRVGVKNNAAVMSEQIRRLEAELEANAKELKAAKLRIECCQEAAAHSDIVAAAVTDELRTVREELDNLITLCKRAEQQRNQALQNAEKLKDAFKEYKATISIKLQRVMESESKLKESLIECDREKEELEMKCTLLERENVEHIQTISKLKEEMKQAKSSAAERSALQAQLEEAGRRASYLEQQLVERAAECRETTSVRRELEDLRTLTQSQEQRVAQSHIEAQQSQAELASLEATLALLHLREGAVGSLCVRPCTLPTFDYSGTTHLLKLKPGEGYQQLLRVLQSVDTERAKQSNLVERLQERLSRAQEEISSLQGSMAQRASHYQSLHTELLDKVSQATDTEKELKRKSARASALEKQLQEKTSAYSLAALKNTELENQLAENTSTLQHYQSLMTKKQREYQQSLEKCKKSQAQQCTEQQHRIEMLQLSVEEAQSRVLEIEQELTSLQKERDEAQRAALLLQSSVEQLTQERQVEMRDNDELLQSFKEQALDSASKVCELQSSLSACREELNLYQQQMEEVKKIYETELQWNNDKVSSLQEKLHTASLDCQTSSEQNLQLQLSLQQQQTMLTESTARIAELEESQSQLQRQVSSLEQQLERIRTSLQDEVRNRERDSQEKDKDLQEVNQQNTQLSETVSHLTSEMTKCRGELVSKESELQRLRWDVTAKTSQISRMEESLQQTKSLLDSKSEMVADLDEKLHRSEADRLNCAQRVKVLEGQLQAVRGELADTLEQLRELRDVLQRTQTISDERQTAVENLTVALSETRRELEERTHEVLDMDSALKERQGELQQRANLLGQLDVAIKEHKQEMERKVESLQQNLEARESKLRDTQRELTDRKTKESQELSQQLRVCQQKLQTLLQELEETQRHCDALTRELDATKLQTKEKDIRLCRVEEELALKEARWLQSEAGLQSMVTSLEQELELEREQHSKELESLQQTRGQLLKVSEQISSSMRSSQEQLTAKLQQSQTQLEQAKAQYDQTKSQLEQTKADLKHTRTKASHLQAQLDQSQTQLLQSKTQLEQSRTLYEQAKAQNNHLHVQLEQLSAQLNQARVQTARLQAQLHTSKKSIETSNESLLIKESEVTRLQARISSLERAADRQNLTPHDHALSLPALNKLTHSPDHSCFVQSRPSLPKRLQTIVHSPSLARSTFRQTCSSPPAHTDPHLSDQTESHQTCNWMQSSSIDSSLDLPLSLKATLREALHHQPWETSSPSLISSLPDTAGCSWQGLSSTDVTVTSDLSFNPLTYMVDRQEDRNLDRDATLMQERDDEQMSESRRESVCILVGQEEEGMDMSSLTGMLRFVNQTLAMQEDLSSWSSAGLSQSGHRVSLQSDVKET